In bacterium, a single window of DNA contains:
- a CDS encoding acyl-CoA thioesterase, giving the protein MKESWKFSIEERVRWGDVDAARIIFYGSYIRFFEFAETELFRTVGLPYGVIFDELDIWLPRVHIECDFHRAAQLDDLLEVCVSVGHIGTKSLRLNFEVRRNGEAELIADAHFVLVSVRRNTFETVPLPKELIQRLQPYTDPSA; this is encoded by the coding sequence ATGAAGGAATCCTGGAAGTTCTCTATAGAAGAACGCGTCAGATGGGGAGACGTGGATGCGGCACGAATCATTTTCTACGGCTCTTATATCCGTTTTTTCGAATTTGCCGAAACGGAACTGTTTCGCACAGTGGGCCTTCCTTATGGCGTGATTTTTGATGAGCTCGACATATGGCTTCCCCGCGTGCACATCGAATGCGATTTTCACCGCGCAGCGCAGCTCGATGACCTCTTGGAAGTTTGCGTTTCTGTGGGACACATCGGAACAAAATCACTACGACTGAATTTCGAAGTTCGAAGAAACGGGGAAGCGGAGCTCATTGCCGACGCGCACTTCGTCCTCGTTTCGGTTCGCCGCAATACGTTCGAAACAGTGCCCCTGCCAAAAGAACTGATACAAAGACTTCAGCCTTACACGGACCCCTCAGCATGA
- a CDS encoding zinc ribbon domain-containing protein, with amino-acid sequence MFCTECGTRNLDEGKFCVSCGKPLRQQPVPNQPPPPPPVFHQPQYPNYPPPVPPSPQIAYTPAGGRSKMSKAIYMIFAAGGILVGTLLTVWGATDSKVDELLYFSWLPLLPALISLYMMIYKMWAAIQDGYARMTPGKAIGFMFIPLFNIYWFFQVFYGWAKDYNSYLARHNLNLPRVSEGTFLIYAISSLICFPVAIVMLFIVIKNVRNAVNALPAFQR; translated from the coding sequence ATGTTTTGCACTGAATGTGGAACAAGAAATTTGGATGAGGGCAAATTCTGTGTTTCCTGCGGAAAACCGTTGCGCCAGCAACCAGTCCCGAACCAACCACCACCACCACCACCGGTCTTCCACCAGCCGCAATACCCAAATTACCCGCCACCCGTGCCGCCTTCACCACAGATCGCTTACACTCCGGCCGGCGGCCGGAGCAAAATGAGCAAAGCAATCTACATGATCTTTGCAGCCGGCGGTATTCTTGTCGGGACTTTACTGACTGTGTGGGGAGCCACCGACAGCAAGGTGGATGAACTGCTCTATTTCTCATGGCTTCCTCTTCTTCCCGCGCTCATCTCCTTGTACATGATGATTTACAAAATGTGGGCGGCAATACAGGATGGTTACGCGAGAATGACACCGGGGAAAGCGATCGGATTCATGTTCATTCCGCTTTTCAATATTTACTGGTTCTTTCAGGTGTTCTATGGCTGGGCGAAGGATTATAACAGCTATCTAGCGCGCCATAATTTAAACCTCCCCAGAGTATCTGAAGGCACTTTCCTGATCTACGCGATATCCAGTCTCATATGCTTCCCGGTCGCCATCGTGATGCTATTCATCGTGATAAAAAATGTCCGCAACGCTGTAAACGCGTTGCCAGCCTTCCAGCGTTAG
- a CDS encoding SDR family oxidoreductase: protein MSFQGKHVLITGSSRGIGRGISLKLAEGGANVAVHYFQNKDAANATLSDVRARGSDGFIVQADVTHPEDILRMFVEVKTRFGKLDVFVSNARPELPHFFQAPLEINLEQWDIAFDSQTKAFLVGAREAARLMPAGGRIIAITYGAGSRTGGLQPWVAMGSAKAAMESVVRYMAVALARSGITVNAISPGWTEDSVLNSLPEGAQALIRNWHTSGWTPARRLATPADIGNVASLICSQEAEWITGQIIFADGGPH, encoded by the coding sequence ATGTCCTTTCAAGGAAAGCACGTGTTGATCACGGGCAGTTCACGCGGTATTGGCAGAGGCATTTCACTGAAACTTGCTGAAGGGGGAGCAAATGTTGCGGTTCACTATTTTCAAAACAAGGATGCGGCAAATGCAACTTTATCCGATGTAAGGGCGCGAGGCTCTGATGGTTTTATTGTGCAGGCAGACGTTACGCACCCTGAAGACATTCTAAGAATGTTTGTCGAAGTAAAAACTCGATTCGGCAAGTTAGATGTTTTTGTGAGCAATGCCAGACCGGAGTTACCTCATTTTTTTCAAGCGCCGCTTGAGATCAATCTGGAACAATGGGACATTGCTTTCGATTCTCAGACGAAAGCGTTTTTGGTCGGGGCGCGCGAGGCTGCGCGATTGATGCCGGCGGGTGGCAGAATCATCGCGATCACGTACGGAGCTGGGAGTCGAACAGGTGGATTGCAACCATGGGTTGCAATGGGTTCAGCCAAAGCGGCCATGGAATCTGTCGTCCGCTATATGGCTGTTGCTCTCGCAAGAAGCGGCATCACGGTCAATGCTATCAGCCCCGGTTGGACAGAAGATAGCGTATTGAATAGTTTACCCGAAGGCGCTCAGGCGCTCATTCGGAATTGGCATACAAGCGGCTGGACACCAGCAAGACGTCTGGCAACTCCTGCCGATATAGGAAACGTCGCATCGCTCATTTGTTCACAGGAAGCCGAATGGATCACCGGCCAAATCATTTTTGCTGATGGCGGTCCTCATTGA
- a CDS encoding PIN domain-containing protein, with protein sequence MDKRTKAYVDTSALIAFADRSDTYHSLFTRLFSDPPPLITTMLVIAEGHGWFLKRYDRAKALEFLNMVEIMNPLEIAVVGIQEQKAAGEFLRKFSDQDLTLTDAAGLHIMKIRRIRSCWSTDFHLGLTGVPLVIHKY encoded by the coding sequence ATGGACAAAAGGACTAAGGCTTATGTTGATACTTCAGCCCTGATTGCCTTTGCAGACCGATCGGATACGTATCACTCTTTGTTCACAAGGCTTTTTTCTGACCCACCACCACTCATCACGACAATGCTGGTGATTGCTGAAGGACATGGCTGGTTTCTCAAACGTTACGACAGAGCGAAGGCGCTTGAATTCCTCAACATGGTAGAGATCATGAACCCGCTTGAAATCGCCGTGGTAGGAATCCAAGAACAAAAGGCTGCCGGAGAGTTCTTGCGCAAGTTCTCTGATCAAGACTTGACGTTAACGGACGCTGCAGGTCTTCACATCATGAAAATCCGGCGAATTAGAAGTTGCTGGTCTACCGATTTTCATCTTGGCCTTACCGGAGTTCCTCTGGTGATTCACAAATACTGA
- a CDS encoding ribbon-helix-helix protein, CopG family, with protein sequence MVRTQISLTEEEYESAREEAARLGISLAELLRRSLRRLLPVDKSRPWMRYAGMVETGNESSSIEIDDVVYGQKD encoded by the coding sequence ATGGTAAGAACGCAAATCAGTTTAACGGAAGAGGAGTATGAATCTGCCCGGGAAGAAGCTGCGAGACTTGGGATTTCTCTTGCTGAATTGCTCCGGCGTTCTCTTCGCAGATTGCTGCCGGTAGACAAATCAAGACCCTGGATGCGTTATGCCGGAATGGTCGAAACCGGCAATGAGTCTTCTAGCATCGAGATTGATGATGTCGTCTATGGACAAAAGGACTAA
- a CDS encoding alpha/beta fold hydrolase, with translation MPVISRSTYSAPWLLSNGHLQTVFASRRSVAGVQYERERIRTPDDDFLDLDWSRNGSKRIAILSHGLEGNTRRQYILGMVKALRRRGWDALAWHYRGCSGEPNKKLRSYHSGETSDLNAIVSHVVGPNIYEEIALIGFSLGGNVTLKYLGEDPSRIHPLISKAVAFSVPCDLKSGALKLAQKSNLLYMKIFLQSLHRKVREKMQMLPDQINDRDFHRLKTFMDFDNRYTAPIHGFKDAEDYFAKCSSRQFLHAIRVPTLLVNAKNDPFLGEACFPYDEAHANSAFFFEAPDSGGHTAFVTFGNRGEYWSETRALSFLERTGC, from the coding sequence GTGCCAGTAATCTCCCGATCCACATATTCTGCGCCGTGGTTGCTTTCCAACGGACATCTGCAAACTGTGTTTGCTTCCCGGCGAAGTGTTGCAGGAGTTCAGTATGAGCGGGAGAGAATCCGGACTCCCGATGATGATTTCCTGGACCTCGATTGGAGTAGAAACGGGTCAAAACGAATCGCTATCCTCAGTCATGGTTTGGAAGGAAACACGCGGCGCCAGTACATTCTTGGAATGGTGAAGGCCCTGCGCAGGCGCGGATGGGACGCTCTTGCGTGGCATTACCGTGGCTGCAGCGGCGAACCAAACAAGAAGCTCCGGTCCTATCACAGCGGAGAAACGTCCGATTTGAACGCGATCGTATCCCACGTAGTTGGCCCGAACATCTATGAGGAAATTGCCCTGATTGGTTTCAGCCTTGGCGGCAATGTCACGCTGAAATATCTGGGAGAAGATCCTTCAAGAATACATCCTTTGATTTCAAAAGCCGTTGCCTTTTCTGTGCCTTGCGATCTGAAATCGGGCGCGCTCAAACTCGCCCAGAAATCGAATCTTTTGTACATGAAAATTTTTCTGCAATCGCTTCATCGAAAGGTTCGGGAGAAAATGCAAATGCTACCGGATCAAATCAACGATCGCGATTTTCACCGGCTCAAAACATTTATGGATTTCGACAACCGTTACACAGCTCCGATTCATGGTTTTAAGGATGCGGAAGATTACTTTGCAAAATGCAGCAGCCGGCAATTTCTTCATGCCATTCGCGTTCCGACTTTGCTGGTAAACGCGAAAAATGATCCTTTCCTGGGGGAAGCCTGTTTCCCATACGACGAAGCTCACGCAAATTCAGCTTTCTTTTTCGAAGCGCCGGATTCGGGAGGACACACCGCTTTTGTTACTTTTGGAAATCGTGGGGAGTACTGGTCAGAGACCCGCGCTCTTTCCTTTCTTGAACGCACTGGCTGTTAA
- a CDS encoding RNA-binding protein — protein sequence MQKKLFVGGLSYNTDVDQIRELFVQAGEVVSVNVIKDKFTNQSRGFGFVEMATEQQAKDAISRFNGKELDGRTLVVNESKPQEKRSFSNSGGRRY from the coding sequence ATGCAGAAAAAACTATTCGTAGGTGGTTTGTCCTACAACACAGATGTTGACCAGATTCGTGAACTTTTCGTCCAGGCGGGTGAAGTGGTTTCCGTGAATGTTATTAAAGATAAATTCACAAATCAGTCCCGCGGTTTCGGTTTTGTCGAAATGGCAACCGAACAACAGGCAAAAGACGCGATTTCAAGGTTCAATGGTAAAGAACTTGACGGGCGCACGCTCGTTGTAAACGAATCGAAACCCCAGGAGAAACGATCTTTCTCTAATAGTGGCGGCAGGCGCTATTAA
- a CDS encoding M23 family metallopeptidase translates to MKPLLYILAILLLTHSVDALEVRFYPEKSLYLNDANPRYGTYDVVAHLILVKNDSKEKVVLEKLDLALYADQQILQQVHLNPENLVNATKELLELKQQGIEIIADVIVPSAAMGKDGKLASTAELQPGEILTARNIYLTAQGIPTHLRANAAASNAAGKRTDGSGEIKIIRYKSPNNYSYPLEGVWYMQAVPNVTSHHRWMYQTEFGIDFMKVDAKGGLSESDGKSAVDFYGYGEPVLAAADGVIVKTINDAVQNWDAWLQREGESEEEFEKRSTLYQLDMMKQDLYKAVTGNLVVIEHSGGEYSAYAHLKQGSVLVKPGDRVKQGQRIGEVGDTGDYYMAHLHFQVSDQPDVLRGRSLPFEFVNLGRRPELGYFARLRR, encoded by the coding sequence ATGAAACCTTTACTCTACATTCTCGCGATTCTTCTATTGACCCACAGCGTTGACGCTTTGGAGGTCCGTTTTTACCCGGAGAAGTCGCTGTACCTCAATGATGCCAACCCGAGATACGGAACCTATGACGTTGTTGCTCATTTGATCCTAGTGAAAAATGACTCCAAAGAAAAAGTCGTTTTGGAGAAGCTGGATCTTGCACTCTACGCAGATCAGCAAATTCTTCAGCAAGTGCATCTGAATCCTGAAAATCTTGTGAATGCGACAAAGGAGTTGCTGGAGCTGAAACAGCAGGGAATAGAAATCATTGCGGACGTCATCGTTCCTTCAGCAGCGATGGGAAAAGATGGGAAATTGGCATCCACTGCGGAGCTTCAGCCGGGAGAAATTTTGACAGCGCGGAACATCTACTTAACGGCTCAAGGAATTCCAACTCATCTTCGAGCGAACGCAGCGGCCAGCAACGCTGCTGGAAAGCGGACTGATGGAAGTGGCGAAATAAAAATAATCCGGTATAAATCTCCAAACAATTATTCGTACCCATTGGAGGGAGTCTGGTACATGCAAGCCGTCCCGAACGTGACCAGTCATCACCGCTGGATGTATCAAACAGAATTTGGAATTGACTTCATGAAAGTCGATGCAAAAGGCGGACTCTCAGAAAGCGACGGAAAATCGGCAGTGGATTTTTACGGATACGGCGAGCCTGTCCTGGCGGCTGCCGATGGAGTTATTGTAAAGACGATCAATGACGCCGTTCAAAACTGGGATGCCTGGTTGCAGCGCGAAGGAGAAAGCGAGGAAGAATTTGAAAAGCGCTCCACTCTTTACCAGCTAGACATGATGAAGCAGGATTTATACAAGGCAGTGACCGGAAACCTGGTCGTGATTGAGCATTCGGGAGGGGAGTACTCGGCTTACGCGCATTTGAAACAGGGATCGGTTCTTGTAAAACCAGGGGATCGCGTAAAACAAGGCCAGCGGATAGGCGAAGTCGGTGATACAGGGGACTACTACATGGCACACCTTCACTTCCAGGTCAGCGATCAGCCGGATGTGCTTCGCGGACGCTCACTGCCATTTGAGTTTGTCAACCTTGGTCGAAGACCGGAGCTTGGATATTTCGCCCGCCTGCGACGTTAA
- a CDS encoding amidase, with protein MKRREFLKTGAIAWAMAIGHPLLSKFAASGSEPFDIQEATILQMQEKMTSGDITAQWLTQTYLKRIDQIDKNGPAINSVIEINPEAMEIAEALDRERKEKGSRGPLHGIPVLIKDNIDTDDRMMTTAGSLALLGSHPSQDAFVAEKLREAGAVILGKTNLSEWANFRSSTSTSGWSGRGGQTKNPYVLNRNPCGSSSGSGSAVAANLCAAAIGTETDGSVVCPSCNCSLVGIKPTLGLISRSGIIPIAHSQDTAGTMTRTVTDAAILLGALTGIDARDKATNRSRGKALTDYTKFLDNGGLRGARLGVNRASFGSNDKVIELMNALIQELKKLGAIVVDPANLPTEGQFNESEFEVLLYEFKADLNAYLAGLGPDAPVHSLKEVIDFNEKNREKEMPYFGQDILIKSQEKGPLSSKKYLNALRKNHLLTRARGIDFVLKQHKLEAMIALTGGPAWFTDLINGDHFTGGYSSASAVAGYPHITVPAGYVAGLPVGISFFASAYSEPTLFKLAYAFEQATKIRRPPQFLPEVKL; from the coding sequence ATGAAACGCAGAGAATTCCTGAAAACAGGCGCCATCGCCTGGGCGATGGCTATTGGTCATCCTCTTCTATCAAAATTCGCCGCAAGCGGTTCGGAACCATTCGACATCCAGGAAGCAACGATCCTCCAGATGCAAGAAAAAATGACATCAGGAGACATAACGGCGCAGTGGCTTACGCAAACCTATCTGAAACGAATCGATCAAATAGATAAAAATGGTCCGGCAATCAATTCCGTGATTGAGATCAATCCTGAGGCGATGGAAATTGCGGAAGCACTGGATCGCGAGCGAAAGGAGAAAGGTTCACGCGGACCGCTTCATGGAATTCCAGTACTCATCAAAGACAACATTGACACGGATGATCGGATGATGACGACCGCCGGTTCTCTCGCTCTTCTCGGTTCCCATCCTTCGCAGGACGCGTTCGTTGCAGAAAAGTTGCGTGAAGCAGGGGCCGTCATTCTGGGCAAAACAAATCTGAGCGAATGGGCCAACTTTCGATCAAGCACATCCACGAGTGGCTGGAGCGGTCGCGGCGGGCAAACGAAAAATCCTTACGTCTTAAATAGGAATCCGTGCGGCTCCAGTTCCGGTTCGGGTTCCGCAGTCGCAGCCAATCTTTGCGCCGCTGCAATTGGAACGGAAACGGATGGGTCAGTTGTCTGCCCATCTTGCAACTGTTCGCTCGTTGGCATCAAACCCACTCTCGGATTGATCAGTCGATCAGGAATCATACCGATTGCGCATAGTCAGGATACGGCCGGTACCATGACACGGACCGTCACCGATGCCGCTATACTGCTTGGCGCATTAACAGGAATCGACGCCCGGGACAAGGCTACCAACCGAAGTCGCGGCAAAGCTCTGACCGACTACACAAAATTTCTTGACAATGGGGGCTTGCGCGGCGCGCGTCTGGGAGTGAACAGAGCATCATTCGGGTCGAACGACAAAGTCATCGAACTCATGAATGCGCTGATTCAGGAATTGAAAAAACTGGGAGCAATAGTTGTGGACCCCGCAAATCTTCCCACTGAAGGACAGTTCAACGAGTCGGAGTTTGAAGTTCTTCTTTATGAATTCAAAGCAGATTTGAACGCATATCTGGCCGGGCTTGGTCCGGATGCGCCTGTTCATTCGTTGAAAGAAGTCATTGATTTCAACGAAAAGAATCGCGAAAAAGAAATGCCTTATTTCGGACAGGATATTTTGATCAAGTCACAAGAAAAAGGACCCTTGTCCAGCAAGAAATACCTGAATGCGTTACGGAAAAATCACTTACTGACACGCGCAAGAGGAATCGACTTCGTGTTGAAACAGCACAAGTTGGAAGCGATGATTGCGCTTACCGGTGGTCCAGCATGGTTCACGGACTTGATCAACGGTGACCACTTTACCGGTGGGTATTCGTCAGCATCCGCGGTAGCCGGCTATCCGCACATCACGGTGCCCGCAGGATACGTTGCGGGACTTCCCGTCGGTATCTCCTTCTTTGCTTCCGCCTACAGCGAGCCGACTCTCTTCAAACTCGCGTATGCGTTCGAACAGGCCACAAAAATCAGGCGGCCTCCACAATTTTTGCCAGAAGTAAAGCTGTAG
- a CDS encoding amidohydrolase family protein: MKAIPFLFLLVLVPLISSGEEPLIMIRAAQVIDGKGGAPLRPGVVLVKGERVEAVGRELPVPKGARVIDLGSATLLPGLIDLHTHLTGEVGMHWEEVLLKSTPGRDALFGAKNANDTLMAGFTTCRDMGPTWPFTDVDLKYAIEKGAIAGPRLVVAGNYVSSTGGAGDARQFSIYVDVPMVQNLADGVDSVRRAVRTNLKQGADFIKILATGAVLSKGISPGAQQYSDEEIRVAVEEAKRWGRYVAAHAHGAEGIKAAIRAGVRTIDHGSMMDDEAIQMLKTGPTYYVPTLYVGDAVIQGGKQLGIPESEIQRSREMAAFRSVTFRKALQAGLRIPFSTDAGVFPHGQNAREFDLRVKQGESAMQAIVSATSLAAEVIGWQDRVGSIEQGKYADMIAVAGDPLDDITELQRIKFVMKGGVIHRNDLPTVP, translated from the coding sequence ATGAAAGCCATACCATTTTTATTTCTTCTTGTCCTGGTTCCGTTGATCTCATCCGGAGAGGAACCGCTCATCATGATCCGTGCCGCGCAGGTGATTGATGGCAAAGGCGGCGCTCCTCTGCGTCCGGGTGTTGTGCTGGTGAAAGGAGAACGGGTTGAAGCGGTGGGAAGGGAATTGCCGGTTCCGAAAGGAGCGAGAGTGATCGATCTTGGTTCGGCGACATTGCTTCCCGGCCTGATTGATTTGCATACTCATTTGACCGGCGAAGTGGGTATGCACTGGGAGGAAGTGCTCCTGAAATCGACACCAGGGCGCGATGCTCTTTTCGGAGCGAAGAACGCGAATGACACACTCATGGCCGGATTTACAACTTGTCGCGACATGGGACCCACATGGCCTTTCACCGATGTGGATCTTAAATATGCAATCGAAAAGGGGGCAATCGCAGGCCCGCGCCTGGTGGTCGCGGGGAATTATGTTTCCTCCACGGGCGGTGCAGGCGACGCAAGGCAATTCTCCATCTATGTGGATGTTCCCATGGTCCAGAATCTTGCTGACGGAGTGGATTCTGTCAGGCGCGCTGTGCGTACGAATCTGAAACAAGGCGCGGACTTCATCAAAATTCTTGCAACGGGAGCGGTGCTCTCGAAGGGAATATCGCCCGGCGCGCAGCAATACTCGGATGAGGAAATACGGGTCGCGGTGGAAGAAGCGAAACGCTGGGGTCGATACGTAGCCGCTCACGCTCACGGTGCCGAAGGAATCAAAGCGGCGATTCGCGCCGGCGTTCGCACTATCGATCATGGATCGATGATGGATGATGAAGCAATCCAAATGTTGAAAACCGGTCCCACTTACTACGTTCCGACTCTGTATGTGGGTGATGCAGTGATTCAAGGTGGAAAGCAACTGGGAATTCCTGAATCTGAAATTCAACGATCACGCGAAATGGCGGCTTTTCGATCTGTAACTTTCCGGAAGGCGCTCCAAGCGGGATTGCGAATTCCTTTTTCCACAGATGCCGGGGTATTTCCCCATGGTCAGAATGCCCGCGAATTTGATCTACGCGTTAAACAGGGGGAAAGCGCGATGCAGGCGATAGTTTCAGCAACAAGCCTTGCAGCAGAAGTGATCGGATGGCAGGATCGCGTGGGATCCATTGAACAGGGCAAGTACGCCGACATGATTGCTGTTGCGGGCGACCCTCTGGATGACATCACAGAATTGCAGCGTATCAAGTTCGTCATGAAGGGAGGGGTCATTCATCGCAACGACCTGCCGACCGTGCCTTAA
- a CDS encoding methyltransferase domain-containing protein, with the protein MASTAPLTSHRKIIFLASALGLFLELALIRWVSSEVRIFAYFKNMVLIACFLGFGTGCLLYRRPAQLLQTLLLLLIVSLVIQLPWQPLLDYGPRRISLILADLPGLMIFKLDETFLSWSGFVGLCFAIGWATLLFLVLAMIMVPFGQIVASSMAEMSERSLTAYSINVAGSLAGILTYTLMTMLELPPICWFVPAAMLFLYLPHAPSARKETLAVIFALTLTHLPNNNFQETVFWSPYQKIALIKGEDVLVNNIRHQWMSRQPSLIKEKNPSIKVTLIPYLMHQPPGRVLVLGSGTGNDVAAALGAGAESVTAVEIDPVIVDIGTALHPQKPYDDPRVRVVLDDARHFLRTTTESFDLIVFGVLDSHTALSSFTNVRLDDYIYTVESLEDARKRLRPGGMLNIAFWIERPYIAARLSRNLTQAFDHEPVALFGLVEQESGWRIAIFCTAENESMPLIESRTKLFPTMQRFSVKGNPVVPSTDNWPFLPLSEPHIPILVLILSIIIFALCSLFIWKARPPGEPFRGRVFWLGAAFMLLEVHNVSRLALCFGTTWQVNAWVIGMILSVILLANFLRMRFGRPGAQTPKWVAIGLFGSLAAAYLVPLQSFLDYSYIVGGFLATLLLTLPIFFAAILFADALASSSSPGFALGWNILGAVLGGMIESVSFLFGIPSLIIVSAGFYSLAIFWPERRNPNAHLSREPLKTVV; encoded by the coding sequence ATGGCCTCAACGGCTCCACTTACATCTCACAGAAAGATTATTTTTCTCGCAAGCGCCCTCGGGCTGTTTTTAGAACTGGCCTTGATTCGTTGGGTCTCTTCTGAGGTTCGCATTTTTGCTTACTTCAAAAACATGGTCCTCATCGCCTGTTTTCTCGGTTTTGGAACCGGTTGTTTGTTGTACCGCAGGCCGGCACAACTCTTACAAACTCTGTTGCTTCTTTTAATCGTGTCGCTGGTGATCCAGCTTCCCTGGCAACCTTTGCTCGATTATGGTCCACGCCGCATCAGCCTGATACTTGCGGACCTGCCCGGGCTCATGATTTTCAAATTGGACGAGACTTTTTTGTCTTGGTCCGGTTTTGTCGGACTCTGTTTTGCGATTGGCTGGGCGACGCTCCTGTTTCTGGTTTTGGCGATGATTATGGTTCCCTTCGGTCAGATTGTGGCATCTTCCATGGCGGAAATGTCGGAACGATCTCTCACAGCATATTCAATCAACGTAGCCGGCAGCCTGGCAGGCATTCTTACTTATACGCTGATGACAATGTTGGAGCTTCCTCCGATTTGCTGGTTTGTTCCTGCTGCAATGCTCTTCTTATATTTGCCGCACGCACCATCTGCCAGAAAAGAGACTCTTGCAGTCATATTTGCATTAACCCTGACACATCTTCCGAACAATAACTTTCAGGAAACGGTGTTCTGGAGCCCCTATCAGAAGATTGCTCTGATTAAAGGTGAGGATGTTCTTGTGAATAACATCCGGCATCAATGGATGAGCAGGCAACCTTCCTTGATCAAAGAGAAAAATCCATCCATTAAAGTAACGTTGATTCCTTATTTGATGCATCAGCCTCCGGGAAGAGTTTTGGTGCTTGGTTCCGGTACAGGAAATGACGTTGCTGCGGCTCTTGGCGCGGGCGCAGAATCTGTTACTGCGGTAGAGATTGACCCTGTGATCGTTGATATTGGGACAGCGTTGCATCCGCAGAAGCCATACGATGATCCACGAGTGAGGGTCGTGCTGGATGATGCTCGACATTTTCTTAGAACGACGACCGAATCATTTGATCTAATTGTTTTCGGCGTCCTCGATTCTCATACGGCGCTTTCCTCTTTCACGAATGTGCGATTGGATGATTACATCTACACAGTGGAAAGTTTAGAAGACGCCAGAAAACGGCTCCGGCCCGGCGGCATGCTGAATATAGCATTTTGGATCGAGCGTCCTTACATAGCTGCCCGACTGAGCCGGAATTTGACGCAAGCATTCGATCACGAACCTGTTGCTCTGTTTGGTTTGGTGGAACAGGAAAGCGGGTGGCGTATTGCCATTTTTTGTACTGCGGAAAACGAATCAATGCCGCTTATTGAATCCCGCACAAAGCTCTTTCCTACGATGCAGCGATTTTCCGTAAAAGGAAATCCAGTTGTTCCTTCAACCGATAACTGGCCCTTCCTGCCTCTTTCGGAGCCCCACATTCCGATTCTCGTTTTGATCCTTTCCATCATTATTTTTGCCTTGTGCTCCCTTTTTATCTGGAAGGCTCGGCCTCCCGGAGAGCCTTTCCGGGGAAGAGTTTTTTGGTTGGGCGCCGCGTTCATGTTGCTGGAGGTACACAACGTTTCTCGTCTCGCGCTTTGTTTCGGCACCACATGGCAGGTAAATGCATGGGTTATCGGAATGATCTTAAGCGTTATTTTGCTTGCTAACTTTCTTAGAATGCGCTTTGGCCGCCCAGGCGCACAAACTCCCAAATGGGTCGCAATTGGTCTGTTTGGGAGTCTTGCCGCAGCTTATCTTGTCCCTTTGCAATCTTTTCTTGATTACTCGTACATTGTTGGAGGTTTTCTAGCAACACTTCTTTTGACGCTTCCTATTTTCTTTGCTGCAATTCTTTTTGCGGACGCACTTGCTTCCAGCTCGTCACCGGGATTTGCACTGGGCTGGAATATTCTTGGTGCAGTTCTGGGTGGGATGATTGAAAGTGTTTCGTTTCTCTTTGGAATTCCAAGTTTGATTATTGTTTCGGCCGGATTCTATTCTCTCGCAATTTTTTGGCCGGAGCGTCGTAATCCGAATGCGCATCTTTCAAGAGAACCACTGAAAACTGTTGTATAA
- a CDS encoding TetR/AcrR family transcriptional regulator, whose protein sequence is MKRLQPAKKEPLDRRVQRTRQLLREALVSLVLEKGYEATTVQDILDRANLGRSTFYTHYSDKDELLVSGFEHLQQMIEEFDSHIPAGNPHRPAQKYQPTLAFFEHAAEHHRFYKAMVGKQGGEIVQRYLYKYISHLAGSHLTHLTPRGKKTPVPQEVIVHYMVSSFLTLLTWWLNHDMPYTPEQMYEMYHVLTLPGINAGLGKNI, encoded by the coding sequence ATGAAGAGACTACAACCGGCAAAAAAGGAACCTTTGGATCGCCGAGTTCAGCGGACGCGCCAGCTTTTGCGAGAGGCGCTTGTATCTCTTGTTCTGGAGAAGGGGTACGAAGCTACCACGGTGCAGGATATTCTGGATCGCGCGAATCTGGGACGATCAACTTTTTACACACATTACAGCGACAAAGATGAGCTTCTGGTAAGTGGATTTGAGCACCTGCAGCAAATGATCGAGGAGTTCGATTCCCACATACCTGCGGGTAATCCGCACAGACCCGCTCAGAAGTATCAACCGACCCTTGCCTTTTTTGAGCATGCCGCAGAGCATCACCGTTTCTACAAAGCGATGGTAGGAAAACAAGGTGGAGAGATTGTTCAAAGATATCTGTACAAATACATTTCCCACTTGGCTGGCAGTCACCTAACACATCTCACGCCGCGCGGCAAAAAAACACCAGTGCCCCAGGAAGTCATCGTGCATTATATGGTGAGCTCGTTTCTCACGCTCCTGACCTGGTGGCTGAACCATGATATGCCGTACACACCTGAACAGATGTATGAGATGTATCACGTGCTGACGCTTCCCGGGATTAACGCCGGCCTTGGAAAAAATATTTAA